A window from Pseudomonas sp. Tri1 encodes these proteins:
- the flgK gene encoding flagellar hook-associated protein FlgK → MSLLNIGMSGLSASQTALVTTGNNIANVDTAGYSRQQTVQTTKASNQYGNVFIGSGTTLADVRRVYNAFLEAQLKTTTSLNSDAAAYQGQITPLDSLLSDSGTGLNGALTKFFASVQNVNAKPGDDASRQLLLSDAQALSNRFNSVSNQLTEQSTNINGNLSSMVDQVNNLAATVAQLNKKIAEVSNSGGAPNDLLDARSETIRQLSTFTGTQVVENGSSLDIYLGSGQPLVMGNTVNTLEAVPDKNDPGRIGIQLNSGSSSMDLTSVLTGGEIGGLMRYRNTVLDPAMNELGRVALVVADQMNSIQASGIDMNGAFGSNLFTNINSAAQISQRSVASLNNSAGSGNFNIAIEDSGKLTTNDYKVTFTSGTDYTVQRLPDGTSMGAFNTATTPPPVIDGFSMTFANGTAAAGDTFKLTPTRNEAANIKTEMTDSKRLAIAAPLGAAIVPGGSGTLTIPASGQPSMTTKLDIYDAATTTIIQNGIKNSMPVKVVFGATSADGTSQAYQLLDAKGSPISSGTIKPGESNTLSLSVPLKDASGNPIMDSSVPPVQRTVAFDMSIAGSPSNGASISVSLSQAGSLDNRNGTALAGLQTAKTVDTGSSSKGISLNDAYGKLVEGVGAKAAQGKLDSAATGAILDNAKTARDSLSGVDLDEETGNLVKFQQYYTASSQIIKAAQQIFSTLINSL, encoded by the coding sequence ATGAGTTTGCTCAATATAGGGATGTCGGGTCTGTCAGCAAGCCAGACTGCGTTGGTGACCACGGGTAACAACATCGCCAACGTCGATACCGCCGGTTATTCGCGCCAGCAGACCGTGCAGACCACCAAGGCGTCGAACCAGTACGGCAACGTGTTCATCGGTTCCGGCACGACCCTGGCCGATGTGCGCCGGGTGTATAACGCCTTCCTTGAAGCACAATTGAAAACCACCACGTCGCTCAACAGCGACGCGGCGGCCTATCAGGGGCAAATCACCCCGCTCGACTCCCTGCTGTCGGATAGCGGCACCGGTCTCAACGGCGCGCTGACCAAGTTTTTCGCCTCGGTGCAGAACGTCAACGCCAAGCCTGGTGACGATGCTTCCCGTCAGTTGTTGCTCAGCGATGCCCAGGCCCTTAGCAACCGTTTCAACTCGGTTTCCAACCAGTTGACGGAGCAGAGCACGAACATCAATGGCAACTTGAGCAGCATGGTCGACCAGGTCAATAACCTGGCGGCCACCGTTGCGCAGTTGAACAAGAAAATCGCCGAAGTCTCCAACTCCGGTGGCGCCCCCAACGACCTGCTCGATGCGCGCAGCGAAACCATTCGCCAGCTCTCGACCTTCACCGGCACGCAGGTCGTCGAGAACGGCAGCAGCCTGGACATTTACCTGGGTTCTGGCCAACCCCTGGTGATGGGCAATACCGTCAATACCCTGGAAGCCGTGCCGGACAAGAACGACCCGGGGCGCATTGGCATCCAGCTCAACAGCGGCTCCAGCTCCATGGACCTGACGTCGGTGCTCACTGGCGGCGAAATTGGCGGTCTGATGCGCTACCGCAATACCGTGCTCGACCCGGCCATGAACGAACTGGGGCGCGTGGCCCTGGTGGTCGCCGACCAGATGAACAGCATCCAGGCGTCGGGCATCGACATGAACGGGGCGTTTGGCTCCAACCTGTTCACCAACATCAACAGCGCCGCGCAGATCAGTCAGCGCAGCGTTGCCTCGTTGAACAACAGCGCTGGCTCCGGCAACTTCAACATCGCCATCGAAGACTCCGGCAAGCTGACCACCAACGACTACAAGGTGACGTTCACCAGCGGCACTGACTACACCGTCCAGCGCCTGCCCGACGGCACCTCGATGGGCGCGTTCAACACCGCAACCACGCCGCCACCGGTGATCGACGGTTTTTCGATGACTTTTGCCAACGGCACCGCGGCCGCCGGCGACACATTCAAGCTCACTCCGACCCGCAACGAGGCGGCGAACATCAAGACCGAGATGACCGACTCCAAGCGGCTGGCGATTGCCGCGCCGTTGGGCGCCGCCATCGTCCCAGGGGGCAGCGGTACGCTGACCATCCCTGCCAGCGGCCAGCCGAGCATGACCACGAAGCTGGACATCTACGACGCCGCCACCACGACCATCATCCAGAACGGCATCAAGAATTCCATGCCGGTCAAGGTGGTGTTCGGCGCGACGTCCGCCGATGGCACCAGCCAGGCTTACCAACTGCTGGATGCCAAGGGCTCCCCAATCAGCAGCGGGACGATCAAACCGGGCGAAAGCAACACACTGAGCCTGAGTGTTCCGCTCAAGGATGCCAGTGGCAATCCGATCATGGATTCGTCCGTGCCGCCGGTACAACGCACCGTCGCGTTTGACATGTCCATTGCCGGTTCGCCGTCCAATGGCGCCTCCATCAGTGTCAGCCTCAGCCAGGCCGGCAGCCTGGACAATCGTAACGGCACCGCCCTGGCCGGCTTGCAGACCGCCAAGACCGTCGACACGGGGTCCTCCAGCAAGGGTATTTCCCTGAACGATGCTTACGGCAAGCTGGTGGAGGGTGTTGGCGCCAAGGCTGCCCAGGGCAAGCTCGACAGTGCCGCCACCGGCGCGATCCTGGACAACGCCAAGACTGCCCGCGATTCGTTGTCAGGCGTGGACCTGGATGAAGAAACCGGCAACCTGGTCAAGTTCCAGCAGTACTACACGGCGTCTTCGCAGATCATCAAGGCGGCGCAGCAAATCTTCAGCACATTGATCAACAGCCTTTAA
- a CDS encoding flagellar hook-associated protein 3: MRISTSQFYESTAANYQKNFAKVVKTSEEASSLVRVNTAADDPVGASRLLQLGNQASMLSQYEANVTTIKATLGTTEAVMTSIGNVLQRAKELAVSAGNAAYTDSDRKAVASELGSIEDQLLSLMNTKDENGKYIFSGSKGDVVPFSRNDDGTYSYNGDQVTLDLPIGDTMSMATNSTGWEVFQQAVNTSRSQVTMTAPAVDDGRVVLSNGQVSSSVTYNSQFRSGEPYTVEFASGTQLKITDSGGNDVTAEASKGGVIDPNSQPGQTVSFRGVDLTLNVNLQAGDVAGTVLPGHTFTLAAKPDTFTPARSPGNSTATQITGSQITDPVAYHASFPTGAAVLKFTSATDFDLYAAPLNADSKPVSSGTLAGNVATASGVSFTLNGAPAANDQFSIAVNTHETQNILDTVNQLRTALNTPVDGDNIAGQKLNAALASAMGNLASGTDQLTSALSSVGGRGQSLDTQSDTNQSFVLANTQTQSAIRDSDAAEVMTRLTLQQTMLQASQLAFSKITQLGLFNKI, from the coding sequence ATGCGCATTTCTACCTCTCAGTTTTACGAAAGCACGGCTGCGAACTACCAGAAAAACTTCGCCAAGGTGGTCAAGACCAGCGAGGAAGCCAGCAGTCTGGTGCGTGTGAACACCGCCGCTGATGATCCGGTGGGCGCTTCGCGTCTGCTGCAGTTGGGCAACCAGGCTTCGATGCTTTCCCAATATGAAGCCAACGTCACCACCATCAAGGCGACCTTGGGCACGACCGAAGCGGTCATGACCAGCATTGGCAATGTGCTGCAGCGCGCCAAGGAACTGGCTGTGAGTGCCGGTAACGCTGCTTACACCGACTCAGATCGCAAGGCGGTCGCTTCGGAGTTGGGCTCGATCGAAGATCAGTTGCTGAGCCTGATGAACACCAAGGATGAAAACGGCAAATACATCTTTTCCGGTTCCAAGGGCGATGTCGTACCGTTTTCCCGCAACGACGACGGGACCTACAGCTACAACGGTGACCAGGTCACCCTTGACCTGCCGATCGGCGACACCATGTCGATGGCCACCAACAGCACCGGTTGGGAAGTGTTCCAGCAAGCCGTCAACACCAGTCGCAGCCAGGTCACCATGACCGCGCCGGCGGTGGATGACGGTCGCGTGGTGCTGAGCAACGGCCAAGTTTCGTCCAGCGTGACCTACAACAGCCAGTTCCGCAGCGGCGAGCCGTACACAGTGGAATTCGCCAGTGGCACCCAGTTGAAAATCACTGATTCGGGCGGCAACGATGTGACCGCCGAAGCCAGCAAGGGCGGTGTCATCGACCCCAACAGCCAGCCCGGGCAGACCGTGAGCTTTCGCGGTGTCGACCTGACCTTGAACGTCAACCTTCAAGCGGGCGACGTTGCCGGCACGGTGTTGCCCGGTCACACCTTCACCCTGGCCGCTAAACCCGACACGTTCACCCCGGCTCGCAGTCCGGGAAACTCCACTGCGACTCAGATCACCGGTAGCCAAATCACCGATCCGGTGGCCTACCACGCCAGTTTCCCAACGGGGGCGGCGGTGCTGAAGTTCACCAGTGCCACGGATTTCGACCTGTACGCAGCACCACTGAACGCTGACAGCAAGCCGGTGTCCAGCGGCACCCTGGCGGGTAACGTTGCCACCGCATCCGGCGTGAGCTTCACGCTCAATGGTGCCCCGGCCGCCAACGATCAATTCAGCATTGCAGTCAATACCCACGAGACACAGAACATCCTGGACACTGTGAATCAGTTGCGGACTGCTTTGAACACGCCGGTTGATGGCGACAACATTGCCGGCCAGAAGCTGAATGCGGCACTGGCTTCGGCCATGGGTAACCTGGCCAGTGGTACTGACCAGTTGACCAGTGCATTGAGTTCGGTCGGTGGTCGTGGCCAGTCGCTCGATACCCAGAGCGATACCAATCAGAGCTTTGTCCTGGCCAACACGCAGACCCAGTCGGCGATTCGTGATTCCGACGCGGCCGAAGTGATGACGCGCCTGACCTTGCAACAAACTATGCTGCAGGCGTCGCAGTTGGCGTTCAGCAAAATCACGCAATTGGGATTGTTCAACAAAATCTGA
- a CDS encoding glycosyltransferase, protein MKSAPLVSIAIPAFHPRFFRLALQSALEQTYENLEIVICDDCRTDEIERIVQELSVGANVAVRYLRNPIRLGFQQNLLRCLEESRGEFIKFLCDDDQLLAFCVSQQAAILQEHAQVSLVINKHHLIDADNYALPVRVENTGITQFDAMFNGNDMLAYFEKTTRNILGGLSGALMRRTDVEALLPALARPGEGFEAVLDFALFICLLRRGNLVQLYAEGSGQRLHPERLGHQLKMVEAATVELTWLKEMLAQRSGEPAPASGWVRYQTLGQTKEPGAPEWEEINVYSVIATRQGVIGSQVGTDIESYADLYAQWLACRRFSPLRKQVLSRQIARWTYRPMIIPIIIDAQDDPYALGITLQSIAAQAYACESVLLLSNGRQAVDNHVLRLGLQADWAQQLNGLLPQLDGADWFYLLRAGDRLTESALLIMADRIVSSPAAACLYSDEGALVDDKSVEPIFKPDFNLDLMRGYPYVGRTLAFERARFLACGGFDPSLGELAPHDLIWRLVETDGPQVVGHIPEVQVESTFSFAQWLSLPEVIEQNARLIEAHLKRIGVPHRLHPGPLLALIPRIEYLFAERPLVSIVISVKDDLSALERCVNSLISTTAYPHYEIIIVDNASESAELQHWLRAMAELGSEKLRIFLHPESASEAVIRNFATQHARGEYLLLLNPNCIVLEAAWLEELLNHGQRPEVGIVGPRTLNQQGRVIDSGMIMGLGGLAGRAFVNESITSGGYMQRLQTVQNWSAVGDHCLLVRKHVLEEAGGFDESITTQRINSLELCQQVGKNGYLIVTTPYSDVVLASGVEVNRDPSWKQRLEHEQEAFYQRWLPRIANDPAYNRNLTLTGKSFSLEPGPRTGWNPLITRNVPSILGMAVNTSAVGHYRVSQPLFELEAAGRIVGRVAYDTPSIIDIERQSPDVIILQGRYNVGKFKDITQVKTYSNAMRIYELDDYIAKVPEKNEHRRNMPDNLEDLLRQGIGLCDRVVVSTHPLADVLSSMHHDIRVVPNMLAAGLWHQLRSQRATSSKPRIGWGGGTSHRGDLELIADVVRELADEVEWVFFGMCPDLLKPYIHEFHPGVSLAAYPAKLASLNLDLALAPLEFHIFNDCKSNLRLLEYGACGYPVICSDTEAYRGHLPCTRVLTNSAEEWLEAIRMHLADPIASYRMGDELREVVLRDFILRGDNLQYWANGWLPD, encoded by the coding sequence GTGAAATCAGCTCCTCTTGTCAGCATTGCCATCCCCGCGTTCCACCCACGCTTTTTCCGCCTCGCCTTGCAAAGCGCGCTCGAGCAGACCTACGAGAATCTTGAGATTGTCATTTGCGACGATTGCCGCACCGATGAAATCGAGCGGATCGTCCAGGAACTAAGCGTGGGCGCCAATGTTGCGGTGCGCTACCTGCGCAACCCGATTCGGCTGGGATTCCAGCAGAACCTGCTGCGCTGTCTTGAAGAGTCCCGGGGCGAGTTCATCAAGTTCCTGTGCGATGACGACCAGTTGCTGGCGTTCTGCGTCAGTCAACAGGCGGCCATCCTGCAGGAACATGCGCAAGTATCGCTGGTGATCAACAAGCATCATCTGATCGATGCCGACAACTATGCCTTGCCGGTGCGTGTTGAAAACACGGGCATCACGCAGTTCGATGCGATGTTCAACGGCAACGACATGCTGGCGTATTTTGAAAAGACCACCCGTAATATTCTCGGCGGTTTGAGTGGCGCGTTGATGCGCCGCACCGATGTCGAGGCCTTGCTGCCAGCGTTGGCGCGACCCGGTGAAGGTTTCGAGGCAGTCCTGGATTTTGCCTTGTTCATTTGCCTGTTGCGCCGGGGTAATCTGGTCCAGCTTTACGCCGAGGGAAGTGGCCAGCGGTTACATCCGGAGCGCCTGGGGCATCAGCTCAAGATGGTTGAGGCTGCCACGGTAGAACTGACATGGCTCAAGGAAATGTTGGCCCAGCGCAGTGGCGAGCCGGCGCCAGCCAGTGGCTGGGTGCGTTACCAGACGCTTGGGCAGACCAAGGAGCCGGGGGCGCCCGAGTGGGAAGAAATCAACGTCTACTCGGTCATTGCAACTCGGCAGGGTGTCATCGGCTCGCAAGTCGGCACCGACATCGAAAGTTACGCGGACCTCTATGCGCAGTGGTTGGCGTGTCGACGTTTCAGTCCATTGCGCAAGCAAGTCCTGTCCCGGCAGATCGCCCGCTGGACCTATCGTCCAATGATCATCCCCATCATTATCGATGCGCAGGACGATCCTTATGCGTTGGGTATTACCCTGCAGAGTATCGCGGCCCAGGCCTATGCCTGCGAATCGGTGCTGCTGCTGTCCAATGGTCGCCAGGCGGTGGACAACCATGTCCTGCGCCTGGGGCTGCAAGCGGACTGGGCGCAACAGCTCAATGGGCTGTTGCCTCAACTGGACGGTGCCGACTGGTTCTACCTGCTGCGTGCCGGCGATCGCTTGACCGAGTCGGCGCTCCTGATCATGGCCGACCGGATTGTCAGCTCGCCGGCTGCTGCCTGTCTCTACAGCGATGAAGGGGCGCTGGTGGATGACAAGTCGGTGGAGCCGATCTTCAAGCCCGACTTCAATCTCGACCTGATGCGCGGTTATCCCTATGTCGGTCGGACACTGGCTTTCGAGCGTGCCCGATTCCTGGCCTGTGGTGGATTCGATCCGAGCCTGGGCGAACTGGCACCCCATGACTTGATCTGGCGACTGGTGGAAACGGATGGGCCGCAGGTCGTTGGTCACATTCCTGAAGTCCAGGTCGAGTCGACGTTTTCGTTCGCCCAATGGCTGTCGTTGCCTGAGGTCATCGAGCAAAACGCCCGGTTGATCGAAGCTCATCTAAAGCGTATCGGTGTGCCGCACCGGCTCCACCCAGGGCCGCTGCTGGCGTTGATCCCGCGCATTGAATACCTGTTCGCCGAGCGACCACTGGTGTCGATCGTCATCAGTGTCAAGGATGACCTGAGTGCGCTGGAGCGCTGCGTAAACAGCCTGATCAGTACGACCGCGTATCCGCACTACGAAATCATCATTGTCGATAACGCCAGTGAAAGCGCCGAGCTGCAGCATTGGCTACGGGCCATGGCTGAGCTGGGCAGTGAAAAGTTGCGAATATTCTTGCACCCCGAAAGTGCCAGCGAGGCGGTGATCCGCAATTTCGCCACACAGCACGCCCGTGGCGAATACCTGTTGTTGCTCAACCCCAATTGCATCGTGCTGGAAGCCGCCTGGCTGGAAGAACTGCTCAATCACGGGCAACGTCCCGAGGTCGGTATCGTTGGGCCTCGCACACTCAACCAGCAAGGCCGGGTCATCGACTCCGGCATGATCATGGGGCTGGGTGGGTTGGCGGGCAGGGCCTTCGTCAATGAATCGATAACGTCTGGCGGCTATATGCAACGCTTGCAGACGGTGCAGAACTGGAGCGCTGTCGGCGATCACTGCCTGTTGGTGCGCAAGCACGTTCTGGAGGAGGCCGGTGGGTTCGATGAGTCGATCACGACGCAGCGCATCAACTCCCTTGAGTTATGCCAGCAGGTCGGAAAAAACGGTTACCTGATCGTCACCACACCCTACAGTGATGTCGTGCTGGCGTCCGGCGTGGAAGTCAATCGTGATCCCTCGTGGAAGCAGCGGCTGGAGCACGAGCAAGAGGCGTTCTATCAGCGCTGGTTGCCCAGGATCGCCAACGATCCGGCCTACAACCGTAACCTGACCCTGACCGGGAAAAGCTTCAGTCTTGAGCCCGGACCACGCACCGGCTGGAATCCGTTGATCACCCGCAATGTCCCTTCGATCCTGGGGATGGCGGTCAATACCTCGGCGGTGGGGCATTACCGGGTCAGCCAGCCGCTGTTCGAACTGGAAGCGGCGGGGCGAATCGTGGGGCGTGTTGCCTACGATACGCCCTCGATCATCGACATCGAGCGCCAGTCACCGGATGTGATCATCCTTCAGGGACGCTATAACGTGGGTAAGTTCAAGGACATTACTCAAGTCAAGACTTACTCCAACGCCATGCGCATCTACGAATTGGATGACTACATCGCCAAGGTCCCGGAAAAAAACGAACACCGCCGCAACATGCCGGACAACCTTGAGGACTTGCTGCGCCAAGGGATCGGCCTGTGTGATCGGGTTGTCGTGTCCACCCATCCGCTGGCGGACGTCTTGTCCAGCATGCACCACGACATCCGCGTGGTGCCGAACATGCTCGCTGCCGGCCTGTGGCACCAGCTCAGAAGTCAGCGTGCCACCTCAAGCAAGCCGCGTATCGGTTGGGGCGGCGGCACCAGCCACCGTGGTGACCTGGAGCTCATTGCTGATGTCGTGCGCGAGCTGGCTGACGAAGTCGAATGGGTGTTCTTCGGCATGTGCCCGGATTTGCTCAAGCCCTATATCCATGAGTTTCATCCTGGCGTGAGCCTGGCGGCTTATCCGGCGAAGCTGGCCAGCCTGAATCTCGACCTGGCCTTGGCGCCGCTGGAATTTCATATTTTCAACGACTGCAAAAGCAACCTTCGCCTGTTGGAATACGGTGCGTGCGGCTATCCGGTCATTTGTTCGGATACCGAGGCTTACCGGGGGCACCTGCCTTGTACCCGGGTCCTCACCAACAGCGCCGAAGAATGGCTTGAGGCCATCCGTATGCACCTGGCGGATCCGATTGCCAGTTACCGGATGGGTGACGAATTACGTGAAGTGGTACTGCGCGACTTTATCTTGCGCGGCGATAACCTGCAGTACTGGGCCAATGGTTGGCTGCCGGATTGA
- a CDS encoding TIGR00180 family glycosyltransferase: MQSNVPTGSTAPLNERFTLVLLAHDQSTALRRALHHYRDSAFAVLVIDSSSRIHTDITAAFPGVQYLHAPTAIGFGDKVRQAVERVVTPYLAIADAESFLLPEALEQALGFLETHPEYSACQGYSLAFEAHADRVDYYLLDRKGCEDYSGASVDTRLAAFVEDCPSLVNALTRTETLRRSYASLPAGFDSRLQEAGHCYGLVAQAGVRLLAIPYGLHERSRVAKPQDSVATAPGSQDLRAVAEQERMATTLASAFGVDAAAREHTGAIVKKLAGRSVPQSQKLFESIWDSRRGEPVRRFEPTQYVEMPFYNQAFFDVLSTLEFLLHAAPSGRVQLTELEAVMLKQKELSRPQRNTSAEPLDEQLARAFLSYAFNQDLVKQLLEVMQAKGDKRYVQMLQAWEQRLKAAAFENTARLFDATRSGQLLRWLEAREPSASEAQKVSKYLAARNGGPTFGILILDLEADVFKMQATFDSIINGYCRAFKIVVFTTGDLPAETTPQQVLHFVKVNESNYVDKINQMVSQSDCDWMVLAEAGDELTPGGLFRAGVELLAAPQCQAVAMDEFQRQPDGTLADVFRPGFNLDLLQSSPALMARHWLVRRETLVRLGGYSREFKNAMEFDLLLRLIERDGLEGLAHLDEPLLTCLALPVGENADERKTLLRHLAVRGYQADVSSVVPGTHKIDYRFAERPLVSIIVHGVGDLTTLQRCLLSVLQRTRYQRYEVLLGAVAADNAVLRTWLQGQGHQASRVRLLDIEPGMATGSLINAASQEAKGEYLVTLAADSEVVNVNWIESLLNQALRPEVGVVGAKLIERDGRITQAGLILGLNDVVGSAFIGEPKTARGYMNRLVVEQNCSAVSFACLMISKQLFNAADGIDSDLFDAALGDVDLCLRVGQAGYLTVWTPHVQVIQSGVLASTPEARAALREKWSEALAQDRFYNGNLALQGAGFTLGPVRNVPWTELLA, encoded by the coding sequence ATGCAAAGCAATGTCCCAACAGGATCGACTGCGCCGTTGAATGAACGGTTTACCCTGGTGCTGCTCGCTCACGACCAGTCGACTGCCCTGCGGCGGGCGTTGCACCACTACCGCGACAGTGCGTTCGCGGTGCTGGTCATCGACTCCTCGAGCCGGATCCACACTGATATCACGGCAGCATTCCCCGGCGTGCAATACCTGCACGCACCCACGGCCATTGGTTTCGGCGATAAGGTCCGTCAGGCCGTCGAGCGAGTCGTCACGCCTTACCTGGCGATTGCCGATGCCGAGAGTTTCCTGCTGCCCGAGGCTCTTGAACAAGCGTTGGGTTTCCTGGAAACACACCCCGAATACAGTGCCTGCCAAGGCTACAGCCTGGCGTTCGAGGCCCATGCCGACCGTGTCGACTATTACTTGCTCGATCGCAAGGGCTGTGAAGATTATTCCGGCGCATCGGTCGACACCCGGCTGGCCGCATTTGTCGAGGATTGCCCATCCCTGGTGAATGCACTCACGCGCACTGAAACCCTGCGACGCAGCTACGCTTCGTTGCCTGCCGGTTTTGACTCGCGGTTGCAGGAAGCCGGCCATTGCTATGGGTTGGTGGCGCAGGCAGGAGTTCGTTTGCTGGCCATTCCTTATGGCCTGCATGAGCGAAGCCGCGTGGCGAAGCCGCAGGACTCGGTCGCCACGGCGCCTGGTTCCCAGGACTTGCGTGCGGTCGCTGAGCAGGAACGTATGGCAACGACCTTGGCCAGTGCATTCGGCGTGGATGCTGCGGCGCGAGAACATACCGGAGCCATCGTCAAGAAGCTGGCTGGGCGTTCGGTGCCGCAGAGCCAAAAGCTGTTCGAGTCGATCTGGGATTCGCGGCGTGGTGAACCGGTTCGGCGTTTCGAACCGACGCAATACGTTGAGATGCCTTTCTATAACCAGGCTTTTTTTGACGTGCTCAGCACTCTGGAATTCCTGCTTCATGCAGCACCCAGCGGCCGCGTGCAGTTGACGGAGCTGGAAGCGGTCATGCTCAAGCAGAAGGAGCTGTCTCGTCCCCAGCGCAATACCAGCGCCGAGCCGCTCGATGAACAGCTAGCCAGGGCTTTCCTGAGCTATGCCTTCAACCAGGATCTGGTGAAGCAACTGCTCGAGGTCATGCAGGCCAAGGGTGACAAGCGCTACGTGCAAATGCTCCAGGCTTGGGAACAACGGCTCAAGGCGGCAGCGTTTGAAAATACCGCGAGGTTGTTCGACGCTACGCGCTCCGGTCAATTGCTGCGCTGGCTCGAGGCGCGTGAACCGAGTGCGAGTGAAGCCCAGAAGGTGTCCAAGTACCTGGCCGCTCGTAACGGTGGCCCGACGTTTGGCATTTTGATCCTGGACTTGGAGGCCGACGTCTTCAAGATGCAGGCCACCTTCGACAGCATCATCAATGGCTACTGCCGGGCATTCAAGATTGTCGTGTTTACCACCGGTGACCTGCCTGCCGAGACGACGCCACAGCAAGTCCTGCATTTCGTCAAAGTCAACGAAAGCAATTACGTCGACAAAATCAATCAGATGGTCAGCCAGAGCGATTGCGATTGGATGGTGTTGGCCGAGGCCGGTGATGAATTGACGCCGGGCGGTCTGTTCCGCGCGGGTGTGGAATTGCTGGCCGCGCCGCAATGCCAAGCCGTGGCGATGGATGAGTTCCAGCGCCAGCCTGACGGGACGCTGGCCGATGTTTTCCGGCCAGGGTTCAACCTTGACTTGTTGCAAAGCTCCCCGGCCTTGATGGCCCGCCATTGGCTGGTACGCCGCGAGACGCTGGTAAGACTCGGCGGCTATTCGCGCGAGTTCAAGAATGCGATGGAGTTCGACCTGCTGTTGCGTTTGATCGAGCGGGACGGCCTGGAGGGACTTGCCCACCTGGATGAGCCTCTGCTGACTTGCCTGGCATTGCCGGTGGGAGAGAATGCCGATGAGCGCAAGACATTGCTGCGTCATCTGGCGGTTCGCGGTTATCAAGCTGACGTGAGCTCGGTAGTGCCGGGTACGCATAAAATCGACTACCGCTTTGCCGAACGCCCCCTGGTGTCGATCATCGTCCACGGCGTTGGCGATCTGACGACGCTCCAGCGTTGCCTGCTCAGCGTGCTGCAGCGCACCCGCTATCAGCGCTACGAGGTATTGCTCGGCGCCGTTGCGGCAGATAACGCCGTGCTGCGCACCTGGCTTCAGGGGCAGGGGCATCAGGCCAGTCGTGTTCGCTTGTTGGATATCGAGCCGGGCATGGCAACCGGGTCCTTGATCAACGCTGCCAGCCAGGAAGCCAAGGGCGAGTATCTGGTTACCCTGGCGGCAGACAGCGAAGTGGTCAATGTCAACTGGATCGAATCGTTGCTCAATCAGGCCTTGCGTCCGGAAGTTGGCGTGGTCGGTGCCAAGCTGATCGAACGCGATGGCCGTATCACCCAGGCCGGTCTGATCCTGGGCTTGAATGACGTCGTTGGCTCGGCATTCATCGGCGAGCCGAAGACTGCCAGAGGTTACATGAACCGGTTGGTCGTCGAGCAGAATTGCTCGGCGGTGTCTTTTGCCTGCTTGATGATTTCCAAGCAGTTATTCAATGCTGCTGACGGCATAGACAGCGACTTGTTCGACGCGGCCTTGGGTGACGTGGACCTGTGCCTCAGAGTCGGCCAGGCCGGGTACCTGACGGTGTGGACGCCACACGTGCAGGTCATCCAGTCCGGCGTGCTGGCGAGTACGCCAGAGGCGCGTGCGGCGCTGCGTGAGAAGTGGTCCGAGGCGCTCGCCCAGGATCGTTTCTACAACGGGAACCTGGCGTTGCAAGGCGCGGGTTTCACCCTGGGACCGGTGCGCAACGTACCCTGGACCGAATTGCTGGCATAA
- a CDS encoding ketoacyl-ACP synthase III, protein MIGIKSIASYVPTAGVDNYAQGAKFEKDEEFILGKIGSAFLPRKDADQETSDLCVEAVNALFANNPQLSRESIDALIVVTQNGDEEGLPHTAAIVQDKLGLPTHVAAFDISLGCSGYVYGIYALKGFMEAAGLKNGLLVTADPYSKIVDPEDRNTTMLFGDAATATWMAEDATWQLGKAKFGTDGSGAPHLKVSDGVFFMNGRQVFNFALLKVPAHLHELLDESSLQASDIDAFCIHQGSAAIVDAVARRFEGEPEKFIKDMVETGNTVSSSIPLLLEKHVLDADWKRVAISGFGVGLSWGSAILYRD, encoded by the coding sequence ATGATTGGCATAAAAAGCATAGCGAGTTATGTGCCGACCGCTGGTGTGGATAACTACGCTCAGGGTGCCAAATTCGAGAAGGATGAAGAATTCATCCTTGGCAAGATTGGTTCGGCGTTCCTGCCGCGCAAAGACGCCGACCAGGAAACCTCGGACCTGTGTGTCGAAGCAGTGAATGCATTGTTCGCCAACAATCCGCAGCTTTCGCGCGAGTCAATCGACGCGCTGATCGTCGTCACCCAGAACGGTGACGAAGAGGGGTTGCCGCATACCGCCGCCATCGTGCAGGACAAACTCGGGCTGCCGACCCATGTGGCGGCGTTCGATATCTCGCTGGGCTGCTCGGGCTATGTGTACGGCATCTATGCCCTGAAAGGCTTCATGGAGGCTGCAGGGCTGAAGAATGGGCTGCTGGTTACCGCCGACCCGTATTCGAAAATCGTCGATCCTGAAGACCGCAACACCACCATGTTGTTTGGCGATGCCGCCACGGCAACCTGGATGGCCGAGGACGCCACCTGGCAGTTGGGCAAGGCCAAGTTCGGTACCGATGGTTCCGGCGCGCCACACCTGAAGGTCAGCGACGGGGTGTTTTTCATGAACGGTCGCCAGGTCTTCAACTTTGCCTTGCTGAAAGTACCCGCTCATTTGCACGAATTGTTGGATGAGTCGTCACTGCAAGCCAGTGATATCGATGCGTTCTGCATCCACCAGGGCAGTGCGGCGATTGTCGATGCCGTGGCGCGGCGTTTCGAGGGTGAGCCAGAGAAGTTCATCAAGGACATGGTCGAGACCGGTAACACCGTTTCGTCGAGTATTCCGCTACTGCTGGAAAAGCACGTTCTGGATGCTGACTGGAAGCGCGTGGCGATCAGCGGGTTCGGTGTGGGCCTGTCGTGGGGATCGGCGATTCTTTATCGCGATTGA